In Achromobacter pestifer, the DNA window CCAGACAAGCTACGGCTCCGCGGGCGTGGGGGCGGGCGGACACCTGGCGGGCGAACTGCTGGCGGTCATGACGCAGACCCAGCTCACACATATTCCCTATAAGGGCAATGCCCAGGCCTTGACCGACGTGCTAGGCGGCCAGCTCAGCTTCACGTTCGACACGGTGGTGACGGCCACGCCGCATCTGCGCTCCGGCAAGCTGCGCGGGTATGCGGTGTCGGGACCGAACCGCGCACAAGGCCTGCCCGATATCCCGACGATGGAAGAACTGGGCTACAAGGATTTCGTGGTCACGCAGTTCCAGGGTTTGCTGGCGCCGGCTGGCACCGATCCCAAGATCCTGTCGCGCTTGCATGAAGAGGTGGTCAAGGCCGCCCGGGAGCCCGACGTGATCCAGAAGCTCCAGACCGAAGGCGGCAACGAGATCGTCGCGGGCACGCCGCAGGAATTCGCGCGCCTGATCCAGGAAGACCTGCAGCGCTACCGCAAGCTGATCGCGGATGCGCATGTGCAGGCGGAGTAAGCCATGTACCACATCGAGGTATTGATACAAGGCTATCCAGGGCGCTCGCTGTGCCATGGCGGGCTGGGCTGGAGTACCACTACGTTGTTGCGCGGGGGCGGGCGCAACATACTGGTGGACGTGGGCGCGTTCGGTGTGCGCCATCTGCTGGGCCAGCACTTGAGCCGCTGCGGCGTAGCCGCGGCCGACGTCACCGACGTGGTGTTGACGCACGCCCACTACGATCACGCCGTCAACTTCACGCTGTTTCCCAACGCCACCGTCTGGATCGGTGAGCTGGAGCTGGCCTGGGCGGCCGCCCAGCCACCCGGATTCAATCCGCTGCCGGAGCTCTACGTGCGCGAACTGGCATCGTCTGAGCGCGTCCGGCGCATACGCGATGGCGACGAATTCCTGCCGTACCTGCGCGCGATTGCGTCGCCGGGACACACGCCGGGCCACTTGCTGTTCTACGTCGACGATGGCCGGCAAACGGTTCTGTTCACTGGCGATGCCGCGAAGAACCGGGCCGAACTGCTGTCGGGCACGGTCAACGATACCGCCGACATGGACGCCAGCCGCGCCACGCTGGCCCGCATCTGGGAGCTGTGGCGCAAGACGCCCG includes these proteins:
- a CDS encoding Bug family tripartite tricarboxylate transporter substrate binding protein, translated to MKYKAMAMAMMAGVLGMMAAGAALASDYPSKPVRVIVPYVAGGAADITARVIAQKLSVSMGATFVVENKPGANGMIGTDFVAKAAPDGYTLLLDASGPLVVNPSLYKKTPYDPVADLAPISQITSYQYVLVVPRQSLIHSVDDLIAAARAKPGQTSYGSAGVGAGGHLAGELLAVMTQTQLTHIPYKGNAQALTDVLGGQLSFTFDTVVTATPHLRSGKLRGYAVSGPNRAQGLPDIPTMEELGYKDFVVTQFQGLLAPAGTDPKILSRLHEEVVKAAREPDVIQKLQTEGGNEIVAGTPQEFARLIQEDLQRYRKLIADAHVQAE
- a CDS encoding MBL fold metallo-hydrolase; translation: MYHIEVLIQGYPGRSLCHGGLGWSTTTLLRGGGRNILVDVGAFGVRHLLGQHLSRCGVAAADVTDVVLTHAHYDHAVNFTLFPNATVWIGELELAWAAAQPPGFNPLPELYVRELASSERVRRIRDGDEFLPYLRAIASPGHTPGHLLFYVDDGRQTVLFTGDAAKNRAELLSGTVNDTADMDASRATLARIWELWRKTPGTLLVPGHDLGMKLGTDGQPAYVGERRAALNAWFGDTLEPTRIDLCCGGFSHHGS